The Petropleomorpha daqingensis genome includes a window with the following:
- a CDS encoding GvpL/GvpF family gas vesicle protein: protein MSEELDRLARAAVPEVLAAALERAREQAVARLADLLTDAIVAQALAGAPPAPAPAPAQDETDGEALYAYGITPAGLPLPEEVQALTDGGRIDRVAAGDLALLVSHVLPDELRIDEDDLSETGRLATLARGHDAVVRAAAASGPVLPLRFGTVVPDETAARRLLEEHAGSARAQLRRIGDNREWGVKLVRRLDEPAVLGPRPVDRTGVSGTEYLARRRQALRAREDDERSAAGAAELLEEALRPHVRESLRRGGSPGSSLLLDLAFLVPPERESAFLAAAAELREKLDPDGLEVEVSGPWPPYSFAALEPGDA from the coding sequence ATGAGCGAGGAGCTGGACCGCCTCGCCCGCGCGGCCGTCCCCGAGGTGCTCGCCGCGGCGCTGGAGCGCGCCCGCGAGCAGGCCGTCGCCCGGCTGGCCGACCTGCTCACCGACGCGATCGTCGCCCAGGCGCTGGCCGGTGCCCCGCCGGCGCCGGCGCCCGCTCCGGCACAGGACGAGACGGACGGCGAGGCCCTCTACGCCTACGGGATCACCCCGGCCGGTCTGCCGCTGCCGGAGGAGGTGCAGGCGCTGACCGACGGCGGACGGATCGACCGGGTGGCCGCCGGCGACCTCGCCCTGCTGGTCAGCCACGTGCTCCCCGACGAGCTGCGGATCGACGAGGACGACCTGTCGGAGACCGGGCGGCTGGCCACCCTCGCGCGCGGCCACGACGCCGTCGTCCGGGCCGCGGCCGCCTCCGGCCCGGTGCTGCCGCTGCGGTTCGGCACCGTCGTCCCCGACGAGACCGCCGCCCGCCGCCTGCTCGAGGAGCACGCGGGCTCCGCCCGGGCCCAGCTGCGGCGCATCGGCGACAACCGCGAGTGGGGCGTGAAGCTGGTCCGCCGGCTCGACGAGCCGGCGGTCCTCGGCCCGCGACCGGTGGACCGCACCGGCGTGAGCGGCACCGAGTACCTGGCCCGCCGCCGGCAGGCGCTGCGCGCACGCGAGGACGACGAGCGCTCCGCGGCCGGCGCCGCCGAGCTGCTCGAGGAGGCGCTGCGGCCGCACGTGCGCGAGTCGCTGCGCCGTGGCGGCTCCCCCGGCTCGTCGCTGCTGCTGGACCTGGCCTTCCTCGTCCCGCCGGAGCGCGAGTCGGCGTTCCTCGCCGCCGCGGCCGAGCTGCGCGAGAAGCTCGACCCCGACGGCCTGGAGGTCGAGGTCAGCGGGCCGTGGCCGCCGTACTCCTTCGCCGCGCTGGAGCCCGGCGATGCGTGA
- a CDS encoding gas vesicle protein codes for MSEPSLRRTGGIGSGALGRQPDSLADVLERVLDKGVVIAGDVVVNILDIELLTLKLRLFISSAETAREMGLDWWSHDPFFSGRPAVEQDDDETQALRDRVAQLEEVVRRAGLDGEAAPRALDQDGHR; via the coding sequence ATGAGCGAGCCGTCGCTGCGCCGCACGGGCGGTATCGGGTCGGGGGCGCTGGGCCGGCAGCCCGACTCGCTGGCCGACGTCCTCGAGCGCGTCCTGGACAAGGGCGTGGTCATCGCCGGCGACGTCGTCGTCAACATCCTCGACATCGAGCTGCTCACCCTGAAGCTGCGGCTGTTCATCTCGTCGGCCGAGACCGCGCGCGAGATGGGCCTGGACTGGTGGTCCCACGACCCGTTCTTCTCCGGCCGGCCGGCCGTCGAGCAGGACGACGACGAGACCCAGGCGCTGCGGGACCGCGTGGCCCAGCTCGAGGAGGTGGTCCGCCGCGCCGGGCTGGACGGCGAGGCCGCACCGCGCGCACTCGACCAGGACGGCCACCGATGA
- a CDS encoding gas vesicle protein, whose protein sequence is MSENGARQHGGNGGLVRVVRGALEQFAGLTQLEPVATTGVRREDDGWSVLVDVVELERIPTTTSVMATYRVDIDGDGELTGYERLRRFTRGSVDAS, encoded by the coding sequence ATGTCCGAGAACGGAGCTCGACAGCACGGGGGCAACGGGGGATTAGTACGCGTCGTCCGCGGCGCGCTGGAGCAGTTCGCGGGGCTCACGCAGCTCGAGCCCGTCGCGACCACCGGCGTGCGCCGCGAGGACGACGGCTGGTCGGTGCTCGTCGACGTCGTCGAGCTGGAGAGGATCCCGACGACGACCAGCGTCATGGCCACCTACCGGGTGGACATCGACGGCGACGGTGAGCTGACCGGGTACGAGCGGCTGCGCCGGTTCACCCGCGGCTCGGTGGACGCGTCATGA